The proteins below are encoded in one region of Actinomycetes bacterium:
- the prfA gene encoding peptide chain release factor 1 — protein sequence MQEAPEEVLAEHARLEQELADPAVHADQDRARRLGKRYSALTPVVDTHRELTALAGDLATARELAVEDESFRAEVPVLEARRDELEARLRALLLPRDENDDKDVIVEIKAGEGGEESALFAGDLLRMYLRYAERVGWKTELIDTTGSDLGGYKDVSFAVKSRGNPGPGEGVWARLKYEGGVHRVQRVPVTESQGRIHTSAAGVLVLPEAEDVEVQIDPGDLRIDVYRSSGPGGQSVNTTDSAVRITHVPTGIVVSCQNEKSQLQNKEQAMRILRARLLAAAQEAADQEASDARRSQVRTVDRSERVRTYNFPENRIADHRVNYKAHNLDQVLDGDLDAVVQALVDADTAAKLAAATG from the coding sequence GTGCAGGAAGCACCGGAGGAGGTGCTGGCCGAGCACGCGCGGCTCGAGCAGGAGCTCGCCGACCCGGCCGTGCACGCCGACCAGGACCGGGCCCGCCGGCTGGGCAAGCGCTACTCCGCGCTGACGCCGGTCGTCGACACCCACCGCGAGCTGACGGCGCTGGCCGGCGACCTTGCCACAGCCCGTGAGCTGGCCGTGGAGGACGAGTCGTTCCGGGCCGAGGTCCCGGTGCTCGAGGCCCGGCGGGACGAGCTCGAGGCACGGCTGCGCGCGCTGCTGCTCCCGCGCGACGAGAACGACGACAAGGACGTCATCGTCGAGATCAAGGCCGGCGAGGGCGGCGAGGAGTCGGCGCTGTTCGCCGGCGACCTGCTGCGGATGTACCTGCGCTACGCCGAGCGGGTCGGGTGGAAGACCGAGCTGATCGACACGACCGGGTCCGATCTCGGCGGCTACAAGGACGTCTCCTTCGCGGTGAAGTCCCGCGGCAACCCGGGGCCGGGGGAAGGCGTCTGGGCCCGGCTGAAGTACGAGGGCGGCGTGCACCGGGTGCAGCGGGTGCCGGTCACCGAGTCGCAGGGCCGCATCCACACCAGCGCCGCCGGTGTGCTGGTCCTCCCCGAGGCCGAGGACGTCGAGGTGCAGATCGACCCGGGCGACCTGCGGATCGACGTCTACCGGTCCTCCGGTCCGGGCGGCCAGAGCGTCAACACCACGGACTCGGCCGTCCGTATCACCCATGTGCCCACCGGCATCGTCGTGTCCTGCCAGAACGAGAAGTCCCAGCTGCAGAACAAGGAGCAGGCCATGCGCATCCTGCGGGCCCGGCTGCTGGCGGCGGCGCAGGAGGCCGCCGACCAGGAGGCGAGCGATGCCCGGCGCAGCCAGGTGCGCACCGTGGACCGGTCCGAGCGGGTGCGGACCTACAACTTCCCGGAGAACCGGATCGCCGATCACCGGGTCAACTACAAGGCGCACAATCTCGACCAGGTGCTCGACGGCGACCTCGACGCAGTCGTGCAGGCGCTGGTCGACGCCGACACCGCGGCCAAGCTCGCCGCCGCGACCGGCTGA